The nucleotide sequence ACGGCATCGTCGAAAGCGTGCTCGGCCTGGCCCGGCGCGAGCGGGCCAACCCCGAAAACCTGGACCTGGCCGCCTTCGTGCGCCGCTTCGTGCTGGAGTACAAACAGAGCCTGACCCTGGAAACGGACAGCATCGAGCCGATCATCAACGAATCGTCCGTGCATGGCCTGGTCGACCCGCGCCACCTGCACCAGATCCTCACCGTGCTGGTCCACAACGCCCTCAAGTACGGCCGCACCGGCCAGGACCCGGCCCGGGTGCGCCTGCGCGTGGCCCGCCAGGACCGCTCGGCGGTGATCGACGTGATGGACCGCGGCCCCGGCATTCCCGAAAGCGTGGCCCAACAGCTGTTCCGGCCGTTCTTCACCACCTCCGAGCACGGCACCGGGCTGGGCCTCTACATTGCCCGCGAGCTGTGTCGCGCCAACCAGGCCAATCTTGAATACGTGTCCGTGCCGGCCGGCGGTGCCTGCTTCCGGCTGGTCCTGCTGGGCCCGCACACAATGCTGCCGCAATGACGCGCTACCCTGCGGGCGTCAAGTATTTGTCGTTTTCAACCGCTCTCGGCTATCTTCCCCCCATATGAACGAAAACCGCAGCGCCCTCGTCGTAGACGACGAACGCGACATCCGCGAACTGCTGGTACTGACCCTGGGCCGCATGGGCCTGCGCATCAGTACCGCAGCCAATCTCGCCGAAGCGCGCGAGCTGCTGGCCAGCAACCCGTACGACCTGTGCATCACCGACATGCGGCTGCCCGACGGCAACGGCATCGAGCTGGTCACCGAGATCGCCCAGAACTACCCGCGCACCCCGGTGGCCATGATCACCGCCTTCGGCAGCATGGACCTGGCGGTGGAAGCGCTGAAGGCCGGCGCGTTCGACTTCGTCAGCAAGCCGGTGGACATCGCCGTGCTGCGCGGCCTGGTCAAGCACGCGCTGGAACTCAACAACACCGAGCGCCCCGCCCCCGCCCCGCTCACCAGCGACACCACCGCCCGCCTGCTCGGCGAATCGGCCGCGATGGACGGCCTGCGCGCCACCATCAGCAAGGTCGCGCGCAGCCAGGCGCCGGTGTACATCCTGGGCGAATCGGGCGTGGGCAAGGAGCTGGTGGCACGCACCATCCACGACCAGAGCGCACGTGCCCCGGGCCCGTTCGTGCCGGTCAACTGCGGCGCCATTCCGTCCGAGCTGATGGAAAGCGAATTCTTCGGCCACAAGAAGGGCAGCTTCAGCGGCGCGCATGCCGACAAGCCCGGCCTGTTCCAGGCCGCGCATGGCGGCACCCTGTTCCTGGACGAAGTGGCCGAACTGCCGCTGCAGATGCAGGTGAAGCTGCTGCGCGCCATCCAGGAGAAGTCGATCCGCCCGGTGGGTTCGGCCACGGAAGTGGCGGTGGACGTGCGCATTCTTTCGGCCACGCACAAAGACCTGGGCGACCTGGTGGAAGACGGGCGCTTCCGGCACGACCTGTATTACCGCATCAACGTGATCGAACTGCGCGTGCCGCCGCTGCGCGAGCGTCGCAGCGATCTGCCGCAGCTGGCCGCTTCGATCCTTGCCCGCCTGGCGCGTACGCATGGCCGCCCTACCCCGCTGCTGGCGCCCTCGGCGCTGGAAGCGATGGGCACGTATCACTTCCCCGGCAACGTGCGCGAGCTGGAGAACATCCTGGAGCGTGCGCTGGCGTTGGCCGAGGGTGACAGCATCGGCGCCGGCGATCTACGCCTGCCGCAGCCGGGCGCTGCGCGGCAGACCGGTGCGGCGGTTGCGCACCATGAAGAAGCCGTGGTGGATCTGCCCGCGGGCAGTGGCGCGCTGCCTTCGTACATCGAGCAGATGGAACGTACTGCGATCCAGAAGGCGCTGGAAGAGAACCGCTGGAACAAGACCAAGACGGCCGCGCAGCTGGGGATTACGTTCCGGGCGTTGCGGTACAAGTTGAAAAAGTTGGGGATGGATTGAGGGAAGCGGCGGTGTGTTGCGCCGCCACGCACCGCGGATGACACGCATGGCGTGTCACTACCCCTGCCACGGTCGAACCGCGTAGCGACACGCCATGCGTGTCCCACGCACCGCCCGACCCCCGCGCAAACCCACCGCCATCGCACCACCCGACACCCCGCTGGACACGCGCGGCGTGTTTTTTCACCTCAAAACGCATGACGTGTACAACCCGTCCTGACCGCAACTCCGTCGCACTTCCGCAAAAACCCGTGCCGCTAGCGTCACGTGTTAGGCAATGCCTATCGAAACCCGCAAAACCAACAGAAACAATCAACTAGTCATCCAAGGCATCGCCACGCAAGGTGTGCCACGGAGCTTCAAATCTCCAAGTGTGAGCAAAATTATGGAAGTCCCATGTCGGGAGGGTGGCTAATACAAGACCCCTCAACGGGGGAAATACTCCACGCCGCATGCTCACACGCGGATTTGAACCTCCCGGCTCCCTTGCCCTACCGGCAAGGGAGATTTCCCCTTGGAGGACCGCCATGCACATATCACGCCACACCCCCATGTTTCCCGAGCTCGGCATGCCCACGGCCGAACAACCGCGCCACTACACCGTGCGTGCGCACACCTACCCCTGGATGGACACCTTCGACGGCGGCCTCGTGCCCTGCATAGCCGCACACGGCAGCTGGTTGTACAACGCGGGGTTCAAGCCTGGCGCAAGGGTAACCGTGCAGGCAGTCGAGGGCCGGCTGATCTTCGACCTGGTGGACCCACCCAAAGAGCCCCGCCTGCGCCGCTGCAACGCGTTCGAAAAATACATCGCGGACCGCTACGAACCCAAGCCGGGACATGTCATCCACTACGAACACCCGGGTGTACTCGTCCGCGAGCACATCCTCGCCCCCATGGGCGCCTCAACCCAGGACTTCGCCCATGCCATCGGCGTCTCACAGGACTTGGCCGAATGCTTCTTGGCCGGCGACTACGACGTAGACATGGACCTGGCCGAGCGGCTAGCCCCCTTCGCCAGCACCTCGCAGTGGTTCTGGTGGGAGCTGCAGCAGAAGTACCTCGCCCCCCGGTAACGTCGGGCTCAACCGGTCACCGCACACCCGGGCCGCATCCCGCGAGGTAGAGCCGGGCCCTGCCCGGCTGCTCTGCGGGAGCCGATCACCTACCGCAGCCAGCGAAGTGTCCAGCGAAGACGGATCAAAGCCGTCCACCTCTACCGTCAGTAGAAGATCATACGAAGAGCCGGGACTGAAGAATGACCTTACGGCAAGAGACTCACCTACTCGCGAACCAAATGCGGACCGTGGTTGGAGTGGCACGACACCCAGTCATTCTCTGCGTCAGAGGCGTACGTGCGCAGCACCGCTACAAACGCAAGAAGCCCCGCCGGGGATCCAGTGACGTTCCAGTGTTTGGCGCAATGGTTCAGGTCGTAGTAGAAACCGAGCTTCATCCAATCAGCCCCGTACCAATCATCTGAGAACTTCTTCATACGTATGACGTTCCGCGACTCAGGTAATGATCATCCACCAACGACAGCACTTCCCGCCCCTGCGCGCCTTCACCGCCGGCCAAGCTGCCTCAGGTCAAGGCCCTATCTGCGACGAATGAGAACAAGGTCCTGATCAGGGACAGGGTAATGGACCAGCCCGGCATCGGGCGAGATGACCAATGTGCCCGCCGACAGGTATGACCAGTCTTCGACCAGGTAACCCTGTGAGTACTCCCCGGTATCGATTACCGCAACGACACTCCCTGCCATCTCTCCCCCAAGACTGACGTGATCTCCGAGTAAGACTTCTTGGCCATCGTAATACTTCATACAAACCCCTCAAATGGCAAGGTGACTGATCGGAGCCACTCCGCAGGTGGGGAAGAGACATAAGCACCAGCTGGCTGCCAGAAGCACCGACGACTGCTTCGATTCTGATACCAGTGTCGCCAGGCAGGCGCCGGCAGTAGCGAGACTGACCTGGCGGAAGACCACAGCAAGGCAGAGCCCGGATCCACCCGGCCCATCTACCGCAGCCTGTGTACCACCACAGAGCCCGCCAGCCATGTACCCATCTAGCGGGTCATGAACTTGCTGCAAACAATCAACGCTATCAACCACGCAACGACGGGGTAGACTCCGCTCCAGACTTCATCTGCTGCATCGAGACCTGCGACTGCCAGCACAACAAGGAAGGCAATCAAGAGAGCAGCAAATGCCATTGCGCTCGCCGCGAACACCACGACCGAGTACGCCTTGAGTTTCGCCACGCGGCTCCGGACACGCTCCACATTCGCCCCTTTCAATCAGCGCCAAGAAAATGCTGAATCAAAGGCACGAATCCGATCGCAAGCAACAGCAGGACAAAAACTCCGAGCGAAGCCACGTGAACGAAAGAAACCACCGTGATCAGCTTCGACGCACCCCGCTCTTTCATCACGGCAATGCTCCCATGGAAGCCATCCCGCGCAACTGTCAGATCGCGCGTCGGCATGACGGGAAGCGAAGCCATGACCATCTCGCCGGCCGTTCGATTTAACTCTCGCCTGGCCAGAAAAACAACCCATGATCGACTGATCATATGAGCGACCATACTGTAGAAGAGTCCGGGCACGAGTTCATCCATGACTGCTACGTTACACGCTTGCACCCGATCAAGGGAGGGGTGCCATCGAGGTTCGAAACCCTCCACCAGCGGTCAGCCGATCCGCGAATTCTTCTCCGACTCCCTCTTCTTGGCTCTTCGCCGCCTGATCAGATAGACCGGCCAAAATAGAACCACCCATGTAATGAGCGTGTACTGGTTGATCCGATAGATGGCAAGCTGACCGTCGATGAACACCGGACCAAACGCGAAGTACCCGATCATCAACACGTACGAAATGAAGAGTGACTGGAACAACGAGACGAGAACTTCCTTGATGGTCTTCATTGCAACTCCTGGAGTATTCGTTGAAACAGCTGAACCTCATCGCCCGCACGAACACATGACGCCAGCTGCTTCGGATTGACCCTGCCTTCTGCACGCCTCCCGCTCAAAGCCCTATTCCGTCCTATCCAAACTTCCTCAGCATCACCTGCTCAGCAACGACCTCTACAAAGCCTTCCCTGCAGTAAATCCAGACGATCCCGCCCTTCACGTTCACGCGCAAGGATGCAATGTTCCCGAACCGGACCGAATCCCTCATGGCAGCGACGTCCAATCTCAGATTGCAGGACTTCACTCCGTAGAAGGATAGAACTGCAGGAACGAGGTCAGACGATAGATCACCAACGCGCATCAGGACATGAGCCGTCACCATCCCTAGTGCCGGCAATATGCCTACATGCTGCAGAAACCCAAAATCGAAGTCTACGTCGTACAGCGCTTTATAGTCCGAAAGCAGGACGGGCATCGACTCGCCGGAGTCACTGTCATCTAAAGGCGTCGAATCCCCCAGCGTCAGATTCGTCGCGCCTGCTTCCAGCATCCCTCCTGTCACGTAGGCACGAAAGAGGCCGCTCGCGTAGTAGTGACCATCCTGCACGTTACCTGGCCAGGCGTTGTCCAGCATCTCTGCGAAGTTGAACGACGCAAAGAACGAGTGCAGCCCCTGACAGGTGATCACTACCCGCTCGCCCTTCGGCATCTGGCCGCCAGATCCCTCAACCTCAACCGTGCACACCAGCCGATCAAGCGCGAGTTGGACAGACGTCAGCGCCGTGTCGTGGAGCGCAACGCCCTTCAGAGGATTCCCGGCTTGCCCAGCAACCATAATTCCTCACTCCCAATCAGCAAAAGCTAAGTTACCTACAGCGCTATCGACCATCTGGACCCTATGTGCAGAATCCCGGTGTCCACCGAACATTGCGTGCAAGCTTGAATCTTAATCTAACCGCCGCCCTCCGCCTCCGGGAACACCCTGTCGTCGCCGAACTCCCTGCACAACGCCTGCCTGACCAACCCAGTAACTGCGTACCAGGATGTGTTCGAATGAGAGTCCACTCCATTGGGATAGGACGTCTCCAGCAGATGAAGTGTCTCTGCCCTGGGCATCTTTCGCCTTTCCTCTACAAGGATGGAGCGACGGTGCTTCTTCATCAGTAGTCGAAACTGCTTGAGATTTTCTACACCGAACCCGCGCAACTGGTTGATGACGCCTGAAACGTCAAAGCTCCCATAGTCATTGCGTCTACGGAACAGCGACAGCACGACTCTCCGTAGGGCCGGCGGGTCCAGCGCTTGCAGATCTTTCCTCGCCCTTGCATTCGATCGCCTCATATCCTTCCCCTTCCTACGGCCCGCAAGCCTGTCGCACACTTCTCGAGATGTTCGCATGGGCCAAGCCAAAGGTACGCCAGAATGGCACCCCGGTAGAGCCGGGCTCTGCCCGGCTGCCTCGACGGATCAAGTCACATAACGATCAGAATCCAAAGGCTCAAAGCCGCACCCTTCCGACGAGACCAGAGCCCCCCCCTCTACCAAGACGGCGCGGCAACAGCCCTGATATGCGCCCACAACGCATCGGCCATACCGTTCCGCCAAGTCGCCCCGAGTACCTTCCTAAACTGCTGGTCGCGCCTGCAGGTTGCTTCAATACGGTCTACAAACCGCTCACCGTGAGCAACCAACAGGTCTTCTAGGGGCCCAGCAGCCAGATTGGAAAGAATCAGGTCGCTTCCATCCAGCCGCCGGATCTCCTCAATCATCTCCCACGCCTTCTCCGGATCCTCGAGGACCAGCTCATGGGCACTGCAGAATGCCCAAAACAGCGCTTCGCGTTCCGGCGACGCCTCTGCAAGGCGATGAAGCGCTATCCAGGCAGCAGCGATCTCGCCAATGCCCCGCTCTTCAATGGCCATGTTCGCCCTGTTCATCGTCACCAAGCCCTACGCCCGCTCGGGCAACGAACTCAATTTCATCATCGAGCTCCGGGTAGTGGACCATACCAGCGCCCGCGGTTTCGATCATCACGCCGCTCGACAGAAAGCCACCGCCCACCAATTCTTCCTTGGTAAGCCAGCCTTCGTAGCCGCTCAGGCACTCCCACTGGTCGTAATCGCAGACCACGATGCCCTTATCACCCTCAAGAAGAACGAAGTCTCCGATGCGAATCCTGCGACCATTGCTCACGTAGTTCACAGCACCCTCCAAGCAACTGAGACGTGCATCCACAGGGCGCACCGACTTCCATCCCCTACGGATTCGACACCGCACCACATGGGCCTCGAACGAACGGGCACTCTGTTCACAGCTGGAAAGTAGCAGACCGGAACGTGCATCCGCGTGCGTCCCTGACCTTCAGGCCAAGCCTTCCCTTTCCTGCAGGAACTCCAAGGCTACCTCATTCCCGGCCGCCGCAGCTTTGCGAATCAGCCGCAGCCCCTCTTCCTCGTCCTTGGCAACGCCCATTCCACGGAGGAGCGCGAAACCGTACTCGTACTCGCCTGGTGGGTAGCCGTGAGCTGCGGCGGGAGCCATGAAGCTCATGGCGAGGCCCGGATCCAACCGAACCCTGTCTCCGAACAGGTGGTACATGCCCAGGGTGAACTGCGCGGGCGCATACCCTTTGCCTGCTGCCTCAGCCAAGAGGCGCAGGTGGCGCGCCTCGAACTCGCTGTTGTCCTCGCCGGGGTAACTCGACATCGACGACAGGTAGATAGCCTCAGGGTTGCCTGACTCGACCAACGGTGCCAGTAGTAGCGAAACACTTTGCCAGTCGTTGGACGCTACCAGGCGATCATACTCACCGGTCAGATCGGTAGGGAGGTTACTCGTCAGACTATTCACTCTCACGACCTCTAGCCTTCTGGCGCCGGCCAACGCCTTTGGAACGCAGATGCCGGCGCGCAGTCACGAACAGGACAAATGCGGCGCCGGAGACTACCCACGCCCCACCAATGACCCGATGAGCCGCGACTTCGCCGAATAGGAGCCGAAGTGCACTATTCATCTGGCAGTCCGCCCTGCAGGGCACTGCTTCTGGAGGCACGCCCGTCATCATGAGCAGGGTAGTTCGGCATAGGGTCGCATATCCTTCTGTCGGAAGGTGTCGTGAGTTGCCCATCCAAGAAACACCGAACGTCACACGTATGGATCAAAGTCCAACGATGCACCGCACGACGCAATAGCTTGAATCAGTTCAGCGGGAAGATAGAGGGCTGCATGGATGCCGCGTTCACTGGAGAGACGAACGCCAACCTGCGGGTCCCACAATGCAATGTCTTCCCCCACCTGTTGAGTCGCGCCGGCGATTGCCTCAGCTACAGTGGCTTGTAGATCGTCTAGCGTGTACCACTGACGACTCAAACGAGAGAGGACAACCTCCTTTCCAGAGGTAGGCGAGTCGCCAACAAAAACTACGACGAGTTCCGGCCGTGCTACGGACTCCCCTCGATATGCTTCTTGTGCCTCGTCTTCCTCGATTATTGTGGCAACGGAGCAATGGTCGAAGTCCAAGGAGGCGGAGGCGTACGCTATCTGACGAATCCTCGCTGCGGAAAGGTTAAGGCAAGGCCTGAGCCCCTCGTCGCTCCGGACACGAACTTTAAGGCGTGGGCTAAGCGTTCGCAGCCCGTCTGCCAGAGTTGCGACAGCGTTCCCAAGTACGCACCCAACCAACGACGCCACATTCTCAATCGTGTATTTGTCGCTGTCCATCTGGGCGATGATTACTTCCTGATCACTAGCTGGATGAGTCCCGAGTAACTCTACGAGCACCTCATGACTATTCACTTCCATCGGTAGTTTGTCTCCTCGACTACAGCCCCCCTACATCCCATACGCTTGACAACTATACGCCCGTCGTCGCAACCACATAGATCGTAGAAGGAGATACCCTTGTTGGTCCCGAGCCAATCCTCTTTAACCGCGTGCCCATCAATTCCTGCACGCCGCAGCAATGCCGTATCAAGCTTTTTGTCGCACCGCTCACCATCCTCCGGGCAGAAGGCTTCACCAGCGGCTCTTCCGGCCTTCTGACCTGCAATTCCCCCGACGAATCCACCCGCTGCAGCCCCCGAAAGTCCGCCTGCACCCGCACAAACCAAGGCGCCAGGCCCGGTGACACTACATGCGGCCCCACCACCTGCGGCACCGAGATTGCCACCAAGAACTGCTCCTCCGAGTGTCCCGCAGACCACTCCTACAACCTCTGCCGCAACTACGCACCGCTTGTTTTTCTCGAGTCCGAGCGGATCAGCGAAGCTCAGCGGGGCTGAGCCAACGTATGCATATGTACTCGGGCCACCTTGCAAGCCAATGGGATCACTTTGTGAATAGCGCCCCGACTTGGCCTCGTAGTCTCTGAAATAGTTGTAGCTCAGCCCTGACGTCAACTCGTATCGCTGCCCAGGAAAGCGAAGGTCGAACGTCACCGCTATTCCATTCTGATCAGGATCCTCGGACGGGGCGGCTGATCCGAACGCCTCAGCCAGCATGCTCCAACTCCAAACTGCCACATCACGCTGCGGATCGATTACAGCGCGTGGCGAACCCAGATGGTCGGATTCGATGTAGAGGATTCTTCCGGCTTGTAACAGCCCCACCGGCCGCGATCCGAGCCATACGACCTGCTGGGCAGGGGCACCGCTCTCTGCATATCTGCCCAACCACTCACCACCCTGCCCATGCAGGTGCAGCGCTCTTTCAGCGCCCGCCTGCTGCAGGACACGCTGTCTAGCGGCGTTGTGGCGGTAGGTGGCCTGCACGGAAGCCGCATCGGTCGAACTACTCAGCTGACCAGCAAGGTCATAGGCGTACTGCCACTCACTCCCGATTGTCAGGGTATTGCCCGCTGTATCGTACGTGCGAGTAGCTCCATGCACTGACGTTAAGCGGTGACTATCAGCCGCGTAGACATACAACTGGGTTCCCGCCGAGTTGGCAAAGCTCAGCCGATTGCCAGTAGCGTCATAACTGTACTGCTCAATCGCCACGCCAGTCCGCGCGTCCTTGAACGCAGTCAGGCGCCCCAGTGCGTCATAGTCCAGCGTCGCACCCTGCCCTTGCTGACCCACATCGGTCAGCGAGGTCATGTTGCCCACCGGATCGAACCCAAACGCAACATTCAGCCCATCGCGCGCGTCGCTGATGGCGACCGGGCGATAGTCCTGGTCGTAGCTGCGATCCAGCCGGCGACCATTGCCGAAGGTCCAGGTCGTCACCGGGCCGAAAGGCAGCGTCTTCAGGCCCTGCAGCAGTACTTCGCGGCTACCACCGGCCGGGGTGACCCCCATGCTGATGACCTGGCCAAGCGCATCGTAGCCATAGTCGACCAGACTGCCGTCCGGGTAGGTCATGGACTGCAGTCGGCCAGAGGCCTCGTAGGCATAGCGCAGCGTCAACGCCTGCCCGTCCGTAACCTGCACGCGGCGGACAAGATCGCCCATGAGGTTGTAGCAGTAGTCCGTGCGGCCGCTGGGGTCGATCATGCTGGCGAGCCGGCCCACGCCTGCACGCTCGCCTTCAGTGCATTGGCTGGAAGGCTGGTCGTAGACGTAGTGGATGTCGGCTGCGGGGTCGATGAAGGTTACCGCCGTGGTGCGCCCGAGTGCGTCGTAGCTGTAGCTCGCCGTTACCCCGCGCGCATCCGTCCGGCTCAGCACGTTGCCCGCGCTGTCGTAGGTGAAGGTTGTCGTTCCGGTGTCTGGGCTGACCTGGGTCAGGACGTCGCCGAATCCGTTTCGGGCGTAGGTAGTCTTCAAACCCTTGGGATCGCTGACCTCCACCACGTTGCCTTCTGCGTCGTACTTGAACCCCGTCTCGGCGCCGATGCCACCCACGTCCTGCAGGGTGCGCTTGAGGCGGTTGAGCGAGTCGTACTCCTGCTGAGTCACGTGGCCCAGCGGCGACGTTACCGAGACCTGATTCCCCACAGCGTCATAGGTGAAGTCAGTAGGGTTTGCCTGCCCGTCGGCCAGCGTCACCAGTTGGCTCAGCCCGTTGTACACGCGGGACTGCGTGCGGGTCACCTGTCCGTCGGGGCCTCGGTAGGATTCATGTATCCGGTTGCCAGCGGCATCCAGAGTGTATTGGATAGTGTTGCCCGCTCCATCGCCCACCTTGATCAACCGCTGCGCGGCGTCGTACTCGTAGCTGGCCACGCTTCCGTCCGGGCTAGTTACGCGACTTACCTGGCCCGTGGGCAGGTACTCCATGGCCGTAACGCGATCGTCCGCAGTAGAGGCGTCATCTGCCCCCTTCACCGTAGTGGACGCCAGCCAGCCACGCGGCGTGTACTGATACTCGGTCACGACCCCATTGGGGTCCATCACCAGCTGAGGGCGGCCGTCTCCGTTGTAGGCCAGCACCTCGGTGATGATGCCGAGCGGCTGGATGGTCTTCCAGAGGTCGCCCTTTCGATAGATGCAGGCAGCGCCACCGGAGGCACAACCAGGTGCGTCCTCCGGGTAGTACGTGTAGGTCACGATGTCTGCAGTACCCGGCAGGGGGCCATCCACAGACAGCAGCAGGCCAAGCACCGGGCAGCCCATCTGCGGGTTGATCTGCTCGCAGTAGGTGTTGGTAGTGGTGCGGCTCGCACCGGCCGGCGTGACCGTGGTTTCCTGGACTACCTGCCCGCGCGCGTTGTGCACCCAGGTCTGGGTGCTCGCACTGCTTACGCGCTTTACGATCTGGTTGGTGTCGCGGCGCCGCCATACTTCGGTGACTGTTGCTTCGGCGCGGTTACTGGCTTCGGTTTCGCGCTTGATGACTACTTCGCCCAGCACAGGATCAGTGAGGTCCTGATAGGTGAAAAGATCAATCCGGCCGGAGCGGTGTGCATGCGATTTTACGCGGCGCCGGAAATCGGAACCTGTTCCTGAGTAAGGAGCATACGTCCACGACTCGGTGCCGGCCTGCGTGGTGATCGAGGCGATCTTGCGATATGGATCTGCACCCGTGAATGTGATCCGCTCAACAGCGCCGAGCGCATTGGTATGCACGGTGGCGCCGTCGGATTGGTACTGGAAGTCGGCCTTCTGCGCCATGCCGGCGTGTTCGGATGAGGTGGCCAGGCCGTCTGCGTTGTAGGTGTAGGTGGCGTATCTGGTGCCCGTCTCGTCCTCGATGCCCGTCAGGGCATAGTTGTAGGCGGGATGCTCGTACAGGTAGTGACGTGCTGATCCGTCGCGGTAAGTGGCGCTTACCAGCCTGTCCTGCCCGTCGTAGCCGTACGTTACTAGCGGGCCATTCTGATCCTGGATGTACGCCAGGTCGGACTCCCCGGAGCCAAGAGCGCTCGAGTAGCCGAACTGAATGCTCCGACCGCTGGAGTGCTTTACGCGGGCGATGCGCTTTCGGTCGTCGAACTCGATGTCAATGGTATCGCCGGCAAAGCGTTCGACTCGATACAAACGACCAGAACCGTTGAAGCGGTAGAGGCCATCCTCCAGAGATAGGATGGTGTCAGCGCCGCTTGTGCGAAGTGTTGCGCCAGAACCATCGATGGCTTGGCGGGACATGAAGCCAACCATGGCGCCACTTGGATACAGAACAACCGACCGAGTTGCAACCGCGCCGTAGAGCCTCATGTTCAGGCTATGGGTCCAGTATCGGCCAAGCCCACCTTCGGCCTGATGTGACGAGTTCAGAGTCCGATAGAAATCAAGCCATCCGGTCGAAAAATCACTCTCTCGCTGAACCTTGCTCCCACTGGTGACGCTCACAGGATTGCCGCGCTTATCGCACGGATCACATGGAGGCAACTTGGTGGATGCGTACGCGATATTGTTAGCTACACACTCTCCCCCGCTGTAGGCCATACGTGGAGGACACTCGACCGTTCGCCTCTTAAAGTGCTGCAGCGTCCAAGTTTTAGAGCAACCTGAGCCTTCAGCGGCCTCGGCCTTCAAATTCAGATTGTATGCAGTTGGAATTCCATAGCTCGACTGGGACAACCACCAGTCTTTGACCACTTCGATGGAGGTGAAACCGCATTTTGGATGCTGAGAATTGAGATTGGCCAAGGCGCTGGCCAGAGCAGCCTCCTCAGACGAGAATGGGGAGCCAACGGCATATTGCCCGCTATAGGCCCATTCGCTGATGTTTAGGGGTCGGGGCTTGGCCTTGTACCCATAGCTCACTTTGTCTCCCGCCGCTGATACCGAGACCGATTCAATTACTTCAGCGAGCGCGTATCGCCCGCCCAGAGCACGGATCGCAGCCAATGCGGCAGACTCGCTAGGAAACGTTCCGGAATGTCCGGTTGCCGTCCATTCCTGCGGAGCTTGAGCATGTGCTGACACCACGAAGCCCACTGAAGCCAGCATGGCCAGCACCATGCGAATCGGAGCGGAGAACAACGCCCGGCGCAGCGCCACATTCGCAGAGGCGATCAAGTAGCCCATATTCCATGTGACTGCAGTTTGCATACCTAAATCCATTTAGGGCGACATAGGTTCGGTGTCGCATTCCGTTCGCTCATCTGACCACTGGCACGGATGATGGCATTCGCCGGTGAAACAGTACTGAACTAACCTCACGAAATCAGAGGCCCCGCAGTGCAGGGCCCCTGGTTCGTTGAAGCTTGAGGTCGCCCGCCTGGTCAGTCCTTGGTAACGCGATTGATCTCGGCCAGGCTGGTAGTACCCGCAGCCGCCTTCACCAGCGCCGACTGGCGCAGGTCATTGATCCCCGCCCGCTGCGCCGCCTCGGCGATCTGGATGGCATTGCCCCCTTCCAGCACGATCACCGCGATTTCCTCGCTCATCGGCATGACCTGGTAGATACCGGTAC is from Stenotrophomonas bentonitica and encodes:
- a CDS encoding RHS repeat-associated core domain-containing protein, with product MQTAVTWNMGYLIASANVALRRALFSAPIRMVLAMLASVGFVVSAHAQAPQEWTATGHSGTFPSESAALAAIRALGGRYALAEVIESVSVSAAGDKVSYGYKAKPRPLNISEWAYSGQYAVGSPFSSEEAALASALANLNSQHPKCGFTSIEVVKDWWLSQSSYGIPTAYNLNLKAEAAEGSGCSKTWTLQHFKRRTVECPPRMAYSGGECVANNIAYASTKLPPCDPCDKRGNPVSVTSGSKVQRESDFSTGWLDFYRTLNSSHQAEGGLGRYWTHSLNMRLYGAVATRSVVLYPSGAMVGFMSRQAIDGSGATLRTSGADTILSLEDGLYRFNGSGRLYRVERFAGDTIDIEFDDRKRIARVKHSSGRSIQFGYSSALGSGESDLAYIQDQNGPLVTYGYDGQDRLVSATYRDGSARHYLYEHPAYNYALTGIEDETGTRYATYTYNADGLATSSEHAGMAQKADFQYQSDGATVHTNALGAVERITFTGADPYRKIASITTQAGTESWTYAPYSGTGSDFRRRVKSHAHRSGRIDLFTYQDLTDPVLGEVVIKRETEASNRAEATVTEVWRRRDTNQIVKRVSSASTQTWVHNARGQVVQETTVTPAGASRTTTNTYCEQINPQMGCPVLGLLLSVDGPLPGTADIVTYTYYPEDAPGCASGGAACIYRKGDLWKTIQPLGIITEVLAYNGDGRPQLVMDPNGVVTEYQYTPRGWLASTTVKGADDASTADDRVTAMEYLPTGQVSRVTSPDGSVASYEYDAAQRLIKVGDGAGNTIQYTLDAAGNRIHESYRGPDGQVTRTQSRVYNGLSQLVTLADGQANPTDFTYDAVGNQVSVTSPLGHVTQQEYDSLNRLKRTLQDVGGIGAETGFKYDAEGNVVEVSDPKGLKTTYARNGFGDVLTQVSPDTGTTTFTYDSAGNVLSRTDARGVTASYSYDALGRTTAVTFIDPAADIHYVYDQPSSQCTEGERAGVGRLASMIDPSGRTDYCYNLMGDLVRRVQVTDGQALTLRYAYEASGRLQSMTYPDGSLVDYGYDALGQVISMGVTPAGGSREVLLQGLKTLPFGPVTTWTFGNGRRLDRSYDQDYRPVAISDARDGLNVAFGFDPVGNMTSLTDVGQQGQGATLDYDALGRLTAFKDARTGVAIEQYSYDATGNRLSFANSAGTQLYVYAADSHRLTSVHGATRTYDTAGNTLTIGSEWQYAYDLAGQLSSSTDAASVQATYRHNAARQRVLQQAGAERALHLHGQGGEWLGRYAESGAPAQQVVWLGSRPVGLLQAGRILYIESDHLGSPRAVIDPQRDVAVWSWSMLAEAFGSAAPSEDPDQNGIAVTFDLRFPGQRYELTSGLSYNYFRDYEAKSGRYSQSDPIGLQGGPSTYAYVGSAPLSFADPLGLEKNKRCVVAAEVVGVVCGTLGGAVLGGNLGAAGGGAACSVTGPGALVCAGAGGLSGAAAGGFVGGIAGQKAGRAAGEAFCPEDGERCDKKLDTALLRRAGIDGHAVKEDWLGTNKGISFYDLCGCDDGRIVVKRMGCRGAVVEETNYRWK